The Chloracidobacterium sp. sequence CTGCGCCGTTCGCCATCAGCGTCGTACTGGTGACGACGCCGGACTGGTGCGCACGGATGACGCCAGTATTGACGCCGACGCACATACCAAAGTCATCCGCATTGACAATGAGCCGCCGGCGCGTCATCCAGCTCCCGCTCCCACCGCCCGCCGCCGTCGCGCTTCATAGAGCAAAATCGCGGCGGCGACGGCGACATTCAGGGATTCCACGCGGCCGGCCATTGGAATGGCGAGACGCGCGTCAAACTGTTGTTGAACGCTGTCGGTTGCAGTGCGCAGGCCGTGGGCTTCCGAACCAAACCAAATGATGACCGGACGCCGCCAGTCAAAAGCGTCATACGGCGTATCGCCGTGCGGGTCGGCGGCGACCAAGCAAACGCCCTGCTGACGCAGCCGGCGTACTTGCGCCATTGTTTCCGGGCCAGCAAGGATTGGTAGGCGAAAGATCGCTCCGGCGGATGCCCGTAGCGCCTTTGGCTGAAAGGGGTCGGCCGTTCCGACAGTCGCCATCACCGCCGTCGCGCCGGCGGCCTCCGCCGTCCGAATCAGGGCACCAAGGTTACCGGGCGACTGCAGACCATCGGCGAGGACGAACAACGGCGACTCGTCACCCCAAGCGTCGGGGAACGCAGCGATGGGGCGGCGTCCAAGAGCGACGACGCCGGGTGCGGTTTCAACATCGCTAATGTGCGCCATGAGCGTTTCCGGCAGCAGGGCTCCGCGACAGGGTTGCTGTCGCAGCGCGCTGAGTAGTGCTGCGCCGCGCGATGTTTCCGACA is a genomic window containing:
- a CDS encoding RNA methyltransferase, which translates into the protein MLIETITSRNNPLVKRFLAARDGRERRVVFIEGIRLVEEALRSALPLEAVAYSPRLSETSRGAALLSALRQQPCRGALLPETLMAHISDVETAPGVVALGRRPIAAFPDAWGDESPLFVLADGLQSPGNLGALIRTAEAAGATAVMATVGTADPFQPKALRASAGAIFRLPILAGPETMAQVRRLRQQGVCLVAADPHGDTPYDAFDWRRPVIIWFGSEAHGLRTATDSVQQQFDARLAIPMAGRVESLNVAVAAAILLYEARRRRAVGAGAG